TAAAAACCCAGCCTTATTACATTTTAAAAAAGTTTTTCCTAGGACCATTAGTAATAAGAAAGTTACAGGATTAAACTATGAAAATGATTGTGTCATTGAAATCTTATCCAAATGAATAAACTCAACCTATCGTCATACCATCCCATTTTAGATGTTCAAGGACACATTCTTTTTGCGAGTAATGGTCATGTGGTACTTTGTTATAAGTCAAATCTTCCTGAAATATACAGTTTATCCGAAAAGGATTTTGAAGACCTTCATGGAACCTGGTTTCAGGCTTTTAAATCATTGCCTGTAAGCACGGTCATACATAAACAAGATATTTATGAGAAGGCTGAGTATGATGGTTCGTTATTACCAGAGGAAAGCTTTTTAGAAAAAGCCACAGCAGATTATTTTAATGGGCGTGAATACCTCAAACATGCATCCTATTTGTTTTTTGTGTTGCCACTGGGAGGCTCACTCAACGCAGCTAAGTTTACCAATCCATTTCGGAAGATAGAAAAAGGCATCCATAAGCCTTTAGATCATACAGTAAAAGCATTCATTAACGCGGTAAATGATGCTGTTTCCTATATAAATAACAGCCGTAAACTGACTTTAATGCCTTTAGATGAAAATGAAATTTTTTCACTTACGAACACGTATTTCAATGGCTTTAACACCGGTTTTGATACCGATATTCAGCTTAAAAAATCCGATATTTCTGTAGGGGAACATCATTTTGATGTACTGGCCGTAAACAGTGAGCGCTGTTTTGGAGATGTCGTACAAAGTAGTAAAACCAACGAAAAATTCACATCCGATGATTACACCTTTCATCAAGGATTTATAGACGGTCTGGGACTTAGTATCCATGAAAATCATATGGTCAATCAAATTATCTACCTAGATGATAAGCACAAATGGCAAAAGCATCTCGATAAAAAAATCGAAGAACTCAAGAAGAGTTCGAATTTTGGAACGCAGAATAAGGTCATCTTAAAAAAGATTGAAGCCATTACAGCAATTATTAATGAGGATGATAGTTCTCGAATAATTCGAGGGCATTTGAATATTATATTTTGGACGGAACAAGCCCAAGATTTAAATCGAATTGCTTCCAAAATAAAGGCCGAATTTAAAGAATTGGATATTTTACCCTATTATCCCAAAGGTGAAGAGCGCAAGCATTATTTCTTGAACTCGTATTGTTGTTTTTCATCTAATTTTTCGAATGAAGATGTCTATGTAACCGATTTAAAACACGCTCTGTGTTTATATATCAATAACAGCAATTACAAAACAGATGCCACTGGTATTATTTTTAATGACAGGCAGCATAATATACCCGTTTTAAAAGATGTTTGGGATGAGGGTAAAAAACGCATTAAGGCCAGGAATTTTGCCATTTTTGCTCCCACAGGAGAAGGTAAGTCCTTTTTAGCCAATAATATTTTACGTCAGTATTTTGAATCTGGCGTCAGATTAGTGGTCATTGATTTAGGAGGTTCCTATTCCAAGTTTGCAAAACTTTACCCCGATGATCATATTATTTTACGCTATGAGCAAGGAAAGAATTTAGGGATTAATCCTTTCTATAGAGCTACAGATAAAGCACTAACCCCCGAACATTTGGAGGATTTAGGTGTCTTTATTTTAGAACTACTGGCCTTAGGTAAAGACACCACAAAAGCAGAAGAAGTTGCTATAAAGAAAGTACTAAAATACTATTACCAGACGGTTCACTCTAACCATTCATTAGCCAGCTTATATCAGTTTGTAGATGATAAGAAAGATTCCCTCATCGAAGAACTAAAAATACAAGAAGCCTATTTCAATGTGTACAACTTTTTACATATTCTGTCTGAATATGTAGCAGATGGACTGTATAGTTTCTTATTTGATGTCACTGAAGCCCAAACCTATAAAATAGAAGATAAACGGCTGATTGTTTTTGAGTTGGATGAAGTCAAGGACAATAAAGAGATCCTTTCGGTGATGTTAAAACTCATTAAGTCATCCATACAAAGTACCATTTGGCGGAATAAGGCCGAAAAAGGCATCATACTATTCGATGAATTCGCCAAACAGCTCAAATTTGAAAATGTACTAGAAAGTGTCGAATTCTACTATCAAGCCATTAGAAAACAAAACGGCGCCATAGGCGTTATTTTGCAATCCATCAATCAACTCCCCAACAATTCTACATCCGCCAGCATTTTAGAAAATACCCAAGTCATTTACAGCCTCAATAACGAAAAAGGTTATGACGAATTAAAAAACCGATTGAACCTGTCAAGTCATGATATGAATCAATTAAGATCCATTCGTAATAATTTATCAGGAGCAAGGAAGTACACCGAAATGTTTATCAAAATAGGTAAAGAAAGTAACATTTTCAGGTTGGAAGTACCTAAAGAAGTTTATGCAGCATACTTAACAGATGGAAAAGAAAGCGAGGCCATAATGACCTTATATGAACAAACCAACAGTATGGAAGAAGCCATTAAAATATTTATTAACTCCTAAAAATTAAAGTTATGAAATCAAATATTAGAGTTTTACTGCTTACCTTACTAGTAAGTGTATTTGCCTCCCAATCACTGACGGCACAAGGTATGCCTGTTTACGACAATACCAATTTTATCAGTTTTGCCAAGTCTTTAATTGAATCAGCCAAGCAGACCTCACAGCTCTTAAAAACGGTTCAGTTTCTAAAAACTCAAAAAGAGAATATAGAAAAAGTGAACAATGCCATCACACAGCTCAAAGCTGTTAAAGAACTCACTCAGAATAATAAACGTCTTTTTGATTTGGTACAAGACGATTTAAGAGAGATATTAAACTCACCCTATATCAAAGCAGAGGAAGTTAATCGGATTTCTGACTCATTTAATGCCATAATAGAAAATTCCATGGATAGCTTAGAATACATAGATAAAATTCTCTCTAGTGGTACCCTTAAAATGACAGATGCAGAACGCGCTGAAGTACTCAAGGAAAAAGAAAGAGAGTCAAAAGATATGGTTGCAGAAATAGAAGCAAAGACCAGACGCTATCGCGAGATCATCGCTTTTAGAGAAATGCAAGACATCATCAATAACAGACAGACAAATTACTAATGGCTGCTATTTTTTTAGGCATAGGCTTAGAATATGTGGATGCTGTATTTACGACGATCAAAAACAGTGATTTTTCGCAGTATACCATAACAGGAATGAAAACTCTAGCCATTCTTTTCTTTCTGATAAATATTCTAAAAAAATACAACGAAGGCATAGCTACCAATGCAGGATTTACCTGGGGGTTAACGCCATCAGAATTAGCAAAGAATTTTGCCGTAGTGATCTTGGTTATTTTTTCAACACAAGTATTAAATGTGTTCGATGCCCTTTTGGTTGCTGTTGAAACACAATATCGTGATACAGCACCAGCCTTGTTACCTTTACAAATGCTGGAATTAGATTTAGAGCAAGATGTAGGGCCTTTGAAAGCAGCCCAAAAAGCATTTGCCTTATTGTATGAAGCTTTAGTAACACCATTATACGGTTTAAAAGCGATAGCCTTTATCATGGGGATATTTTTATGGTTACTGGACTTGTTCATTTATCCACTGTTTTTAGCAGAGCGTTATTTCTTGTTAGGCATCATGCAAGCCTTTTTTCCTTTGGTCATTAGTTTAGCGGTATTTGAAAAGTTTAGAACCTTAGCTTATAATTTCTTCAAGCTTTATGCAGGTGTGTACATGCTGGTGCCAGCCTTTTTTCTGGTGAATGTATTTGTGAATCAGCTTTACACGGAAATCAATACGAACTTTTGGGCAGACTTGTTTGGAACCGATTGGGGCAGTGATTTTTTTGCGCCGCTCCTACAATTTGCCTCAGTTGGATTTATTGTGCTTTTAAAATTCAAACTCTATCGAAAGGCCAACACTTTTGTGTTCAAACTTTTTATAGGTGGCTAGGGGGTAATCAGTTAAAAAATATTTAAGAAAATGAAAACACCATATAGAAACATTTTTAGCGTACTCAAGCTCAACCGTTTTATTGTGCTGGCAGTAGTTATAGGAGCTGTAATAACCTGTGTGGTTTCTGTAGTGCTTGTGATTTTACTGCATAAAGAAACCGTTAATAATGCCTTTGTAGTCAACACAGAGGGGCAGATCATTCCATTAAAATTCGTGTCTCTCCAAGAGAATCTTGAAGTTGAAGCATTGGCGCATTTAGAAAATTTTCATCGTTACTTTTATAATATTGACGCCAGCAATTATGAGAAAAATTTAGAGAAAGCCTTGTGGTTGGGCAACAGTACCGTAGACGGATTGTACAGACAAAAGAAGGCAGATGGGGTTTATAATCGCTTATTGCAATATTCTTTATTACAAAAGGTGATTAGCATCCATTCTAAGGTTGATATTCAAGCAGAGCCCTATGCCTTTGAAACCAAAACTGTATTTGAAATCAATCGGGGGTCAATAATTGACACTTATGAAATGACGACTATAGGTAAATTAATTCAAGTGGATAGGCACTTTCCAAATAACCCCCACGGCCTTTTGATTACCAATTATTTTGAAAACACCTTAAAACGCATTGATAATGAAAATTGATAAAAAGAAAATCGTTTTTATAACCGTATTAGTCAGTATCATTTTATTTATCGCTGGATACAGTATGACCATTATGGGAGACGATAATGAATCCATTATAGAAAACAATGACATTGCTATTCCAGACTTGCCAGATGATCAAAAGGAATATGAGACGAAACTAGAAGCTGTTAATGATTTAAAAGAAGTTCGAGAAACCAATGCGCCTAGTATTTATGATGAGCATTTGTTAGACTCAACAGGAGTTTATGATAGCGAATTGTTAAGCAAGGAAAAAATGCGGATGGTAGATAGTATCTACAACGAAGGAAGGATAAGCTATTCAGAAGGAAATTATAGGTCAGCAGTAAATCAGGAGCAAAAGGAAGAAAAAAGTGTAGACACTATATCTGAAAAAATAGTAGTAGATTATGAAACCATGGCAAAGGAGTTGGCTTTGGAGCATCAGTTGTTCTTCGCTTCAAACCCTGTAGTCAATGACAAGCAAACTTTAAAAACTACAGATGCTTTTATTTATGCCAAGGTTGATGGTACGCAATCCGTACGTAATAATTTCAGGCTACGAATGCGTTTAACCCAAGCAGCAAGAATAGACAATCATGTTTATCCAAAAAACACAACCATTTATGGATTCGTTAGTTTCAAACCCAACCGAACCATTATAAAAATCCAAAATATAAACCACCATCCTGTAAAACTTAAAGCTTTTGATTTAGAAGACGGCACAGAGGGCGTCTATATCGAAAACAGTTTTCATGCAGAAGCAAGGCAGGAGGTTGTAGCTGATATTGTAGAGGATATTAATATAACGGGAGTACCACAAGTAGGAGGTATAAAGAAAATATTCCAAAGAGGAAATAGAGCTGTTAAAGTAACTATTGCTGATAATTATCAACTCATTTTAAAACCATAACTCATGAAAGTATATGTATTTGTAGCCATGATATTACTATCATGCGACCTCATAGGGCAAAAAAGATTAGATACGATTTATGCTAACAATCATAAAAATGTCGCCTTGTTTTTTACTGAGCCCATCCGCCTAGGTATTACTGGTTCACCTCATTTTGTGTTTACCTATAACCGAGATAAGGAACAATATTTTGGTCTGTTACAAGCAACACCTGGTAAAGAGAGTAATTTAATAGCCATAACCAAAAATGGTCAAGTGTATTCCTATATTTTGAAATATAAGGAACATATTACGAAGTTGAATTATTTTGTTGGTTTAGATGAAAGTATTGGAACTGAATCACCAGTGATGATAGATGAAAAAACAGACGACTCAATATCTTCAACGATAACAGATAAAACTAAGAATTATAAGAATTTCTGTGATTATTTACTCAGTAGAAACACAAATGCAATCAAAACCAAAAGAAAAAAAGGTATTAAAGTGCAGTTACAAGATGTGGCTTATCAGGGGGATGAAGTTTATTTAGTCATTGAGATTAAGAACAAATCACATATAGATTTTGAAGTCGATTATTTAAATGTCCATGTTACTAGCGGAAATAAGAGAAGGAAAGCATCTTTTCAACGTTTACAGCAGTATGTAATGTATCATCAAACTATTCCAATTCAAATTAAAGCAAACGAAGGTAAACGGTTTGTTTGTGTACTTCCAAAATTCGTGCTTGGGGATAATGAAAGACTTATGCTTGAATTAAGTGAATTAAATGGAGGAAGAAAAGTGCTTGTAAAAACCAATAAAAGTAATTGAAATTTGCTCATATTTCTAAAGCTATATGAGTTGTAACGAATTTCCATTAATAATCTCTTAAAATCTTTGAAACATGCTGCAGTAAAAATTCACTCATTTTTATTTTTTGAACTTAGTTTTTTTTTGGAAGTTAACTGTATAAGGAAGGTTGGTAACAAGAAGTTCAGGAATTTATTATTTTTTCAATTCAGCTTTTCTTAACCATTAAATATTATAAAATATGTGGTGTAAAACATGGAAACCCCTAAAATATGTGGTTTCTAAGTACTAATTTAATAGGGTTGGTACTATTAGATACCCTAATCGGTACTTAACAATACTTCAAGCTTAATAAATTGTGAACCTAACTAAATTAAGACTTGAAGCATATGGAAATTTTAAGTTATATCGAAATTAATAAGAATTCGAGATTACCAATGTATCAGCAAATTGTTGATTCTATAATTAAAAATATCTCAAATGGAAATATTAAATTGAATCAAAGATTGCCATCTATAAATATGATTAGCGAGGATTTTTACTTATCTAGAGATACAGTAGAAAAAGCTTATAATGTTTTGAAGGAGCGAAATATTATCCAATCGATACACAGACGTGGTTATTATGTGGTGAAAAATGAAACCAATTGTAAGTTAAATATACTTTTTTTGGTCAATAAATTAAGTACCTATAAAATGCAAATTTATAACTCCTTTATGGATCGGATAGGTTTAAATTCGAAAATAGATTTGGTGGTTTACCATTGCGATGAATTTCTGTTTTTAAATGCACTGAAAAATAATAAAATGGCCTATGACTATTATGTTGTAATGCCCCATTTTAAAAATGAAAACATGCAGCATACGAGCTTTACAAATG
This genomic interval from Tamlana carrageenivorans contains the following:
- a CDS encoding TraG family conjugative transposon ATPase, which gives rise to MNKLNLSSYHPILDVQGHILFASNGHVVLCYKSNLPEIYSLSEKDFEDLHGTWFQAFKSLPVSTVIHKQDIYEKAEYDGSLLPEESFLEKATADYFNGREYLKHASYLFFVLPLGGSLNAAKFTNPFRKIEKGIHKPLDHTVKAFINAVNDAVSYINNSRKLTLMPLDENEIFSLTNTYFNGFNTGFDTDIQLKKSDISVGEHHFDVLAVNSERCFGDVVQSSKTNEKFTSDDYTFHQGFIDGLGLSIHENHMVNQIIYLDDKHKWQKHLDKKIEELKKSSNFGTQNKVILKKIEAITAIINEDDSSRIIRGHLNIIFWTEQAQDLNRIASKIKAEFKELDILPYYPKGEERKHYFLNSYCCFSSNFSNEDVYVTDLKHALCLYINNSNYKTDATGIIFNDRQHNIPVLKDVWDEGKKRIKARNFAIFAPTGEGKSFLANNILRQYFESGVRLVVIDLGGSYSKFAKLYPDDHIILRYEQGKNLGINPFYRATDKALTPEHLEDLGVFILELLALGKDTTKAEEVAIKKVLKYYYQTVHSNHSLASLYQFVDDKKDSLIEELKIQEAYFNVYNFLHILSEYVADGLYSFLFDVTEAQTYKIEDKRLIVFELDEVKDNKEILSVMLKLIKSSIQSTIWRNKAEKGIILFDEFAKQLKFENVLESVEFYYQAIRKQNGAIGVILQSINQLPNNSTSASILENTQVIYSLNNEKGYDELKNRLNLSSHDMNQLRSIRNNLSGARKYTEMFIKIGKESNIFRLEVPKEVYAAYLTDGKESEAIMTLYEQTNSMEEAIKIFINS
- a CDS encoding conjugal transfer protein; the protein is MKSNIRVLLLTLLVSVFASQSLTAQGMPVYDNTNFISFAKSLIESAKQTSQLLKTVQFLKTQKENIEKVNNAITQLKAVKELTQNNKRLFDLVQDDLREILNSPYIKAEEVNRISDSFNAIIENSMDSLEYIDKILSSGTLKMTDAERAEVLKEKERESKDMVAEIEAKTRRYREIIAFREMQDIINNRQTNY
- a CDS encoding conjugal transfer protein TraK, which produces MKTPYRNIFSVLKLNRFIVLAVVIGAVITCVVSVVLVILLHKETVNNAFVVNTEGQIIPLKFVSLQENLEVEALAHLENFHRYFYNIDASNYEKNLEKALWLGNSTVDGLYRQKKADGVYNRLLQYSLLQKVISIHSKVDIQAEPYAFETKTVFEINRGSIIDTYEMTTIGKLIQVDRHFPNNPHGLLITNYFENTLKRIDNEN
- the traM gene encoding conjugative transposon protein TraM; translated protein: MKIDKKKIVFITVLVSIILFIAGYSMTIMGDDNESIIENNDIAIPDLPDDQKEYETKLEAVNDLKEVRETNAPSIYDEHLLDSTGVYDSELLSKEKMRMVDSIYNEGRISYSEGNYRSAVNQEQKEEKSVDTISEKIVVDYETMAKELALEHQLFFASNPVVNDKQTLKTTDAFIYAKVDGTQSVRNNFRLRMRLTQAARIDNHVYPKNTTIYGFVSFKPNRTIIKIQNINHHPVKLKAFDLEDGTEGVYIENSFHAEARQEVVADIVEDINITGVPQVGGIKKIFQRGNRAVKVTIADNYQLILKP
- a CDS encoding DUF4138 domain-containing protein, producing MKVYVFVAMILLSCDLIGQKRLDTIYANNHKNVALFFTEPIRLGITGSPHFVFTYNRDKEQYFGLLQATPGKESNLIAITKNGQVYSYILKYKEHITKLNYFVGLDESIGTESPVMIDEKTDDSISSTITDKTKNYKNFCDYLLSRNTNAIKTKRKKGIKVQLQDVAYQGDEVYLVIEIKNKSHIDFEVDYLNVHVTSGNKRRKASFQRLQQYVMYHQTIPIQIKANEGKRFVCVLPKFVLGDNERLMLELSELNGGRKVLVKTNKSN